A single genomic interval of Peribacillus sp. FSL H8-0477 harbors:
- a CDS encoding IS3 family transposase (programmed frameshift), with translation MTKIYLTEKQQAQLKCNPYVQAVSEKAITYTDEFKRHFIAENEKGKLPRIIFEEAGLDVELIGLERVSSSAKRWRAAYRKAGIDGLQDTRKTNSGHPLERELSLEEKYARLEAKMRLLEAENELLKKLGSTRKADEEEEITMEAKIKFELIYGAINKYGLKRMVSYFCELMGVSRSGYYNYFDERSAQNRADQDVADEVVKEIILKAYYFRGRKKGARQIKMTLQNQYSVTYNLKRIRRIMKKFDIICPIRKANPYRRMAKATKEHRTCQNELNRNFKQGVAGKVLLTDITYLTYRGGKRAYLSTIKDAETNEILAYEVSDSLSLDIALHTVKKLKKHKHLAKDAFIHSDQGFHYTSPIYQTLVKKMGLGQSMSRRGNCWDNAPQESFFGHFKDEANLKECETLEVVKREIKSYMTYYNHYRGQWNLKKLPPVKYRQQLQQVA, from the exons ATGACAAAAATCTACTTAACTGAAAAACAACAAGCGCAATTAAAATGTAATCCCTACGTACAGGCAGTTAGTGAAAAGGCCATTACCTATACAGATGAATTTAAGCGCCATTTTATTGCAGAAAATGAGAAAGGAAAGCTACCAAGAATCATTTTTGAAGAAGCGGGATTAGATGTCGAATTAATCGGTTTGGAGCGTGTGAGTTCTTCCGCAAAACGTTGGCGAGCAGCGTATCGAAAAGCTGGTATAGACGGTTTACAGGATACACGTAAAACGAATTCAGGACACCCACTTGAACGGGAACTAAGCCTGGAAGAAAAATACGCACGATTAGAAGCGAAAATGCGATTACTTGAGGCAGAGAACGAACTACTAAAAAAGCTGG GATCTACTCGAAAGGCAGATGAGGAAGAAGAAATCACAATGGAAGCGAAAATAAAATTTGAACTGATTTATGGCGCCATCAATAAATACGGATTGAAGCGCATGGTGAGCTACTTCTGTGAACTGATGGGGGTTTCTCGCTCAGGTTATTACAATTATTTTGATGAACGCTCTGCACAAAACCGTGCAGATCAAGATGTGGCAGATGAAGTGGTGAAAGAAATCATTTTAAAGGCGTATTATTTCCGAGGACGCAAAAAGGGAGCACGCCAAATCAAAATGACGCTTCAAAATCAATATAGTGTCACATATAACTTAAAACGAATTCGCCGTATTATGAAGAAATTCGATATTATCTGTCCAATTCGTAAGGCCAATCCCTATCGACGCATGGCAAAAGCAACGAAAGAACATCGGACATGCCAAAATGAACTAAACCGTAACTTCAAGCAAGGTGTGGCAGGAAAAGTGTTATTAACAGATATCACGTATTTGACGTATAGAGGCGGAAAACGTGCTTATTTATCAACGATTAAAGACGCAGAAACGAACGAAATTTTAGCGTATGAGGTGTCCGATTCCTTATCGCTGGATATCGCCCTCCATACAGTAAAGAAATTGAAAAAGCATAAGCATTTAGCGAAAGATGCGTTTATCCATTCGGATCAGGGTTTCCATTATACGAGCCCTATTTATCAAACCTTAGTAAAGAAAATGGGCCTAGGCCAGTCGATGTCACGCCGTGGCAACTGTTGGGATAATGCGCCCCAAGAATCCTTCTTTGGGCATTTTAAAGATGAAGCCAATCTAAAGGAATGTGAGACATTAGAAGTAGTGAAACGAGAAATTAAAAGTTATATGACGTACTACAATCATTATCGAGGCCAGTGGAATTTAAAAAAGCTGCCGCCTGTAAAATACAGACAGCAGCTTCAACAAGTTGCCTAG
- the mtnN gene encoding 5'-methylthioadenosine/S-adenosylhomocysteine nucleosidase, with protein MKVAIIGAMEEEVVILRDKLVNLQQVTIAGCEFNSGQLNGVDVILLKSGIGKVNAAMSTAILAEKFKPDAIINTGSAGGYNPSLNVGDVVISTEVRHHDVDVTIFGYEYGQVPQLPAAFVSDSKLFSIAEEAAKEITDVQVGKGLIVTGDSFMNDPVRVDFVRGKFTDLYAVEMEAAAIAQVAYQFSIPCVIIRSLSDIAGKESNISFDEFLETAGRNSAQLIIKMLERIN; from the coding sequence ATGAAAGTAGCAATCATCGGAGCAATGGAAGAAGAAGTAGTGATTTTACGCGATAAATTGGTGAATCTTCAGCAAGTAACAATCGCTGGATGTGAATTTAATTCAGGACAATTAAATGGTGTTGACGTGATTTTATTAAAATCAGGGATTGGCAAAGTAAACGCGGCCATGTCAACCGCTATTCTCGCTGAGAAATTCAAACCGGATGCGATTATTAACACAGGTTCAGCAGGCGGATACAACCCATCTCTAAATGTAGGAGATGTAGTTATCTCTACGGAAGTCCGTCACCATGATGTGGATGTGACTATTTTCGGTTATGAATATGGGCAGGTGCCGCAATTACCGGCTGCTTTTGTTTCTGATTCGAAATTGTTCAGCATTGCTGAAGAAGCGGCAAAGGAAATTACTGACGTCCAAGTAGGTAAAGGACTGATTGTAACAGGTGATTCATTTATGAACGACCCAGTACGTGTCGACTTTGTTCGTGGGAAATTCACTGATTTATATGCTGTTGAGATGGAAGCAGCAGCCATTGCACAGGTCGCATACCAATTTTCTATTCCTTGTGTGATTATTCGTTCTTTGTCAGACATTGCTGGTAAAGAATCAAATATTTCATTTGATGAATTTTTAGAAACGGCTGGTCGTAATTCGGCACAGCTGATCATAAAAATGCTCGAACGCATTAACTAA
- a CDS encoding YrrS family protein has translation MSKKFSGMQPDSRLDAREKKRKINKFYNIAITLVVVLIVVVGLSIFLSNNSDSDTATTEKTTKETNTASTDNKEKEKAEKAAEEEKAAEEEALKEESTEEEADESTTEDDSEAKVTEIEETDDENVEKAYKSDDWEPVGTEQSGEHVTSFDKGSADWKEMTTALSSSTGIAEGDMTIWRLGNGGAPNKATGTVSAKNDDKTYRVQLEWVDGSGWRAAKVEELKQNDQR, from the coding sequence ATGAGTAAGAAGTTTAGCGGCATGCAGCCGGATTCCCGGCTGGATGCGCGAGAAAAAAAGCGTAAGATTAATAAATTCTATAATATAGCGATTACGCTTGTCGTTGTCCTGATCGTGGTTGTTGGTTTGTCAATTTTCTTAAGCAATAATTCCGATAGTGATACGGCTACTACAGAAAAGACAACGAAAGAAACCAATACAGCGTCTACCGACAATAAAGAAAAAGAGAAAGCTGAAAAAGCTGCTGAAGAAGAAAAAGCAGCAGAAGAGGAAGCTTTGAAAGAAGAATCAACTGAAGAAGAAGCAGATGAAAGCACTACTGAGGACGACAGTGAAGCTAAAGTAACAGAAATTGAAGAAACTGACGACGAAAATGTTGAAAAGGCTTATAAGAGTGATGATTGGGAGCCGGTTGGTACTGAACAATCTGGTGAGCACGTGACAAGCTTTGATAAGGGTTCTGCTGATTGGAAGGAAATGACGACAGCACTTTCGAGCAGTACAGGAATTGCTGAAGGCGATATGACGATTTGGCGATTAGGAAACGGCGGGGCTCCAAATAAGGCTACCGGTACTGTTTCAGCCAAAAATGATGATAAAACCTATCGTGTACAGCTTGAATGGGTTGATGGTTCAGGTTGGCGTGCAGCTAAAGTTGAAGAACTTAAACAGAACGATCAAAGATAA
- the mltG gene encoding endolytic transglycosylase MltG has protein sequence MKDRDQDTMSKKALIRKSMIERQGEAKVVRKIILIIVMAFILVAGIIGIGGYLYVKSALEPLDPDNKKTKEVEIPIGSGVSSISTILEEEGIIKNGRIFKYYIKLKNEAGFQAGTYKLSPSMELDEVLSSIKSGKVMKEAALKITIPEGKQLSQIATIIADKTNQKSEDVLEKLDDEKFVKRLQKKHPKLLTDDIFNEKIIHPLEGYLFPATYSFYETTTPLETIVSDMLSQTEKVLAGYQSEMKEKKYSPHILLTFASLIEEEATVNVDRNKISSVFHNRLKANMPLQTDPTVLYAKGKHQKKVYYKDLEVESPYNTYKNKGLTPGPIANAGDTSIEAALHPDKTKYYYFLATSSGKVLFSISLDEHNKKKAQYITNDK, from the coding sequence ATGAAAGATAGAGATCAAGATACTATGTCAAAGAAGGCCTTGATACGAAAAAGTATGATCGAACGTCAAGGAGAAGCAAAGGTTGTCCGTAAAATTATTTTAATTATAGTGATGGCGTTTATCCTAGTAGCCGGCATTATTGGAATCGGCGGGTATTTATATGTAAAAAGTGCCCTAGAGCCATTGGATCCAGATAACAAAAAAACCAAGGAAGTTGAGATCCCAATTGGTTCTGGTGTGAGCAGTATCAGTACGATCTTAGAAGAAGAAGGCATTATTAAGAATGGCAGGATATTTAAATATTATATTAAATTAAAAAATGAGGCAGGATTCCAAGCAGGTACATATAAACTTTCCCCTTCGATGGAGCTCGATGAAGTACTGAGTTCGATTAAATCTGGGAAAGTAATGAAAGAGGCGGCCCTGAAGATCACGATTCCTGAAGGGAAGCAGCTGAGTCAAATTGCGACCATTATTGCTGATAAAACGAATCAGAAGTCAGAAGATGTTCTAGAAAAGCTGGATGATGAAAAGTTCGTCAAACGTTTACAAAAAAAACACCCTAAACTTTTAACAGATGATATTTTCAATGAAAAAATTATTCATCCGCTTGAGGGGTATCTTTTCCCAGCGACGTATTCCTTTTATGAAACGACTACACCGCTGGAAACAATCGTGAGTGATATGCTTTCACAAACGGAAAAAGTACTGGCTGGTTATCAATCTGAGATGAAGGAAAAGAAATATTCGCCGCATATTCTGCTGACGTTTGCTTCCTTAATTGAAGAGGAAGCCACAGTCAATGTTGACCGAAACAAAATCTCATCGGTGTTTCATAATCGATTAAAGGCAAATATGCCGCTGCAAACTGATCCAACGGTCCTTTATGCGAAGGGCAAGCATCAGAAGAAGGTTTATTATAAGGATCTAGAAGTCGAATCCCCTTATAATACTTACAAGAACAAAGGCTTAACGCCTGGACCGATTGCTAATGCTGGCGATACGTCAATTGAAGCCGCATTGCATCCGGACAAGACTAAATATTATTACTTCCTTGCAACGTCATCAGGTAAGGTGCTTTTCTCCATATCGCTTGATGAACATAACAAGAAAAAGGCCCAATACATTACAAATGATAAATAG
- a CDS encoding DUF2536 family protein yields the protein MNFQLNLIKDKVEFFEADSLKKLENQIQIQIEANEAILLGVHAVSHQMHVDEHGRRFYSAVVHFKAR from the coding sequence ATGAACTTTCAATTAAATTTAATAAAAGACAAAGTCGAGTTTTTTGAAGCAGACTCATTAAAAAAACTTGAAAATCAAATCCAAATCCAAATTGAAGCAAACGAAGCCATTCTTCTTGGTGTACATGCTGTTTCTCATCAAATGCATGTAGATGAACATGGCCGAAGATTTTACAGTGCCGTTGTACACTTTAAAGCACGTTAA
- a CDS encoding class I SAM-dependent methyltransferase: MGREFIELFKEWSKSYDDTVEGNDIEYQEVFKHYDRILESVASRAHGHVLEFGVGTGNLTQRLLDAGLSVTGVEPSEPMRAKALEKLPEGTNLVDGDFLDFPVPEQVDSIVSTWAFHHLTDEEKALAFARYGALLKSGGKIVFADTMYQSTDAFEQAVKDAEQHGFHNLANDLRTEYYTTIPYFQAILEKNNFTVTFDRCNQFVWIMEAEKN, from the coding sequence ATGGGAAGAGAATTTATCGAATTATTCAAAGAGTGGTCAAAATCGTATGATGACACAGTTGAAGGAAACGATATAGAATATCAAGAAGTCTTTAAACATTATGACCGGATACTTGAAAGTGTAGCGAGTCGTGCACACGGCCATGTTCTCGAGTTTGGTGTGGGTACTGGGAATTTAACTCAGCGGCTGCTTGACGCAGGGCTATCGGTAACGGGTGTAGAACCGTCAGAGCCGATGCGAGCGAAGGCGCTGGAAAAATTACCGGAGGGAACGAATCTTGTTGATGGTGATTTTCTCGATTTTCCTGTCCCTGAACAAGTAGATTCCATCGTTAGTACGTGGGCATTTCATCATCTAACCGACGAAGAAAAAGCACTGGCTTTTGCTCGTTATGGCGCTTTGTTGAAATCTGGTGGTAAAATAGTATTTGCAGATACGATGTATCAATCAACAGATGCATTTGAGCAAGCCGTGAAAGACGCCGAACAACATGGTTTTCATAATTTAGCGAATGATTTACGGACTGAGTATTATACAACTATCCCGTATTTCCAAGCTATTCTCGAAAAAAATAACTTTACTGTTACTTTTGATCGCTGTAATCAGTTTGTCTGGATTATGGAGGCCGAAAAAAATTAG
- the greA gene encoding transcription elongation factor GreA, translating to MAIEKVFPMTKEGKEKLEKELEVLKTVKRKEVVERIKIARSFGDLSENSEYDSAKEEQAFVEGRITTLENMIRNAKIIEEDTTTDSVTLGKSVTFVELPDGDEETYNIVGSAEADPFEGKISNDSPIAKSLIGKKVGDTVSVSTPGGDMTVKIVSIK from the coding sequence TTGGCAATCGAAAAAGTATTTCCAATGACTAAAGAAGGTAAAGAAAAATTAGAAAAAGAATTAGAAGTATTAAAAACGGTTAAACGTAAAGAAGTCGTTGAACGTATTAAAATTGCTCGTAGTTTTGGGGATCTATCAGAGAACTCTGAGTACGATTCAGCAAAAGAAGAACAAGCCTTTGTTGAAGGACGCATAACAACTCTTGAAAATATGATTCGCAATGCGAAAATTATTGAAGAAGATACAACAACAGACAGTGTTACACTTGGGAAATCCGTAACATTTGTTGAACTGCCAGATGGCGACGAAGAAACGTATAACATTGTCGGCAGTGCCGAAGCAGATCCGTTCGAAGGTAAAATCTCCAATGATTCACCAATTGCGAAAAGCCTAATCGGCAAAAAAGTGGGCGACACTGTTTCAGTCAGCACACCAGGCGGCGACATGACCGTAAAAATCGTATCCATTAAGTAA
- the udk gene encoding uridine kinase, protein MAERPVVIGVAGGSGSGKTSVSRAVYEHFKGHSILMIEQDFYYKDQSTLPFEERLKTNYDHPLAFDTDLLIEHLNKLLNYEAINKPVYDYAEHTRSSEIVRVEPKDVIILEGILVLEDERLRDLMDIKLFVDTDADLRIIRRMTRDIKDRGRSMDSVIEQYINVVRPMHNQFIEPTKRYANIIIPEGGQNHVAVDLMVTKIQTILEQKSFL, encoded by the coding sequence ATGGCTGAAAGACCCGTTGTAATCGGTGTGGCTGGAGGTTCTGGTTCTGGGAAAACCAGTGTATCTAGAGCAGTTTATGAACACTTTAAAGGTCACTCGATTTTAATGATTGAGCAGGACTTTTATTATAAAGACCAGAGCACATTACCCTTTGAGGAACGACTGAAAACGAATTACGATCATCCGCTTGCGTTTGATACAGATTTGTTGATTGAGCACCTTAATAAGTTGTTAAACTATGAGGCAATAAATAAGCCTGTATATGATTATGCAGAGCATACTCGTTCAAGTGAAATAGTCAGAGTGGAACCGAAGGATGTTATTATTCTTGAGGGAATTCTGGTGCTTGAAGATGAACGTCTTCGTGACTTGATGGATATTAAGCTGTTTGTCGATACCGATGCTGATTTGCGGATTATCCGTAGAATGACACGCGATATCAAAGATCGTGGACGTTCGATGGACTCAGTGATTGAACAGTACATTAATGTGGTTCGCCCTATGCATAATCAATTTATAGAGCCAACGAAACGTTATGCAAATATTATCATTCCTGAAGGCGGCCAAAATCATGTAGCCGTTGATTTAATGGTAACTAAAATACAAACAATCCTTGAACAAAAGTCATTTTTGTAA
- a CDS encoding O-methyltransferase gives MPGFLYDKEPSGSKPAWEDTNVNQKIDSYLRSLLTERTGLFAEIEQYAEENHIPIMEPESIEVLLQIIRLKQPQSILEVGTAIGYSALRMIDAVPSVKVVTIERHVKRIAEAKANIEKSGKQEQITLIEGDALEAGEAAGANGPYDILFVDAAKGQYKRFFELFVPFLRHDGIIITDNVLYKGLVAEPLAEIEPKRRRALVRKIHNYNVWLHSHPDFDTVILPIGDGVAISKYKSL, from the coding sequence ATGCCGGGTTTTTTGTATGATAAAGAGCCGAGTGGATCGAAGCCAGCATGGGAGGATACAAACGTGAATCAGAAGATAGATAGCTATCTCCGGTCATTACTGACGGAACGCACCGGTTTATTTGCAGAAATTGAGCAATATGCCGAAGAAAATCATATTCCAATTATGGAACCTGAGAGTATTGAAGTCTTATTACAAATTATTAGACTGAAACAACCGCAAAGTATTCTAGAAGTTGGTACAGCAATAGGCTACTCTGCACTAAGGATGATCGATGCAGTACCCTCTGTGAAAGTTGTCACGATTGAACGACATGTAAAACGAATCGCTGAAGCAAAAGCAAATATTGAAAAGTCCGGCAAACAGGAGCAAATTACGCTGATTGAAGGCGATGCACTGGAAGCGGGTGAAGCAGCTGGAGCAAATGGACCATATGACATCCTATTTGTAGATGCCGCAAAAGGACAATATAAACGGTTTTTTGAACTATTTGTACCGTTTTTACGACATGATGGTATAATCATTACCGATAATGTTTTATATAAAGGCCTTGTGGCTGAACCTTTGGCAGAAATTGAGCCTAAGAGAAGACGTGCATTGGTTAGAAAAATTCATAATTATAATGTTTGGCTGCACAGCCATCCAGATTTTGATACTGTCATTTTACCTATTGGAGACGGTGTAGCGATTAGCAAATATAAAAGCCTTTAA
- a CDS encoding peptidoglycan D,D-transpeptidase FtsI family protein, which yields MRKKRISWLGIGIMVILGVLVVRLVQIQLIDTESFSSHEINLIEASVKQRSQVLTLDDGRGKFYDRNGAALAHEEVPTLILFPFLKSMSWPSGKVASIVGVSEQKLLSEIESAKEPFPLKGTDGFPLMLTAEQTKSVNALKIPGVFAVREKFYTKDTPAAQLIGSTIKYSSLKEKRYPDREISNDTRVGYNGLQNTFDEFLLSDGESQLVFHVDAKSGPLFGVDVKYVEPANPLYPVKVMTTIDKSIQEEAERIVDAHGIKKGGIVLLNIETSEVLAMVSRPAFSKLEPSGEGSINYMLRQQTPGSVFKTVTAAAAIDYGLEAKQRTFDCNQGIDHNRPAQRKLGQLTFKDSFAQSCNKTIAEVGQEMAKTHPDYLEQYAEKLGVIGLSGWNGEVYHSPVTQLFNEEAGQIWNQKNADQQKKDMKMVAKSAIGQQDVQVSPLAIANMMATIARGGEKRMVKAVSKVEFSNGASVFQFPDKTIGGESLAPYTAMKMQELLRTVVSSEQGTGHSLASLPYEVAGKTGTAQTNLATKKLNKWFAGYFPYKNPRYALVTVSLDTNEHTENVVPLFADLVQAIYSKNHPDGNMTQ from the coding sequence ATGAGAAAAAAGCGGATTTCTTGGCTTGGTATAGGGATAATGGTGATTCTAGGAGTACTTGTGGTTAGATTGGTGCAGATTCAGCTGATTGATACAGAATCATTTTCGAGTCATGAGATTAATTTAATTGAGGCAAGTGTGAAGCAGCGCTCACAAGTGTTGACTCTAGATGATGGCCGGGGCAAATTTTATGACCGAAATGGAGCGGCGCTGGCTCATGAGGAAGTACCGACACTGATTTTGTTTCCTTTTTTAAAAAGTATGAGCTGGCCTTCAGGTAAAGTAGCCTCGATTGTTGGGGTATCTGAACAGAAGCTGTTGAGTGAGATTGAATCAGCTAAAGAGCCGTTTCCGCTTAAGGGAACTGACGGATTTCCGCTCATGCTGACAGCGGAGCAGACAAAGTCAGTCAATGCGTTGAAAATTCCTGGTGTATTTGCTGTCCGAGAGAAATTTTACACAAAGGATACTCCAGCGGCACAGTTGATTGGTTCAACGATTAAGTATTCTTCGCTTAAGGAGAAGCGTTATCCGGACCGGGAAATCTCGAATGATACCCGGGTGGGCTATAACGGCTTGCAAAATACGTTTGATGAATTTCTTCTTTCTGATGGTGAATCACAGCTTGTCTTTCATGTGGATGCTAAAAGCGGCCCTCTCTTTGGTGTTGACGTTAAATATGTGGAACCTGCCAATCCATTGTATCCGGTTAAGGTAATGACCACCATCGATAAATCTATTCAAGAAGAAGCAGAAAGAATCGTGGATGCTCATGGTATAAAAAAAGGCGGGATTGTTTTACTCAATATCGAAACGAGTGAGGTCTTAGCGATGGTTTCCCGGCCAGCGTTTTCAAAATTAGAACCATCGGGGGAAGGCTCGATTAATTATATGCTCCGCCAGCAAACGCCGGGATCTGTTTTTAAAACCGTAACGGCTGCAGCTGCTATTGATTATGGTCTCGAAGCAAAACAGCGGACTTTTGATTGTAATCAGGGGATAGATCATAATAGACCGGCACAGCGTAAGCTCGGTCAGCTAACGTTTAAAGATAGTTTTGCACAAAGTTGTAATAAGACAATAGCTGAAGTGGGACAAGAAATGGCAAAGACTCATCCAGATTATTTGGAACAGTATGCTGAAAAATTAGGAGTAATTGGACTGTCAGGCTGGAACGGAGAGGTCTATCATTCACCAGTGACACAATTATTTAATGAAGAAGCGGGACAAATATGGAATCAGAAGAATGCTGATCAGCAAAAAAAAGATATGAAAATGGTGGCAAAATCGGCTATTGGTCAACAAGATGTACAGGTAAGTCCCTTGGCGATTGCTAATATGATGGCGACAATTGCTCGCGGCGGGGAAAAGAGAATGGTGAAAGCAGTAAGCAAAGTGGAATTTAGTAATGGTGCGAGCGTATTTCAATTTCCGGATAAAACAATCGGCGGAGAAAGCTTGGCGCCCTATACAGCTATGAAAATGCAGGAATTACTGCGGACTGTTGTCAGCAGTGAACAGGGTACTGGACATAGTCTGGCTTCTTTGCCTTATGAAGTGGCTGGGAAGACCGGAACAGCCCAGACTAATTTAGCAACCAAAAAATTAAATAAATGGTTTGCGGGTTATTTTCCCTATAAAAATCCTCGCTATGCTTTGGTGACAGTTAGTCTTGATACAAACGAACATACGGAGAATGTGGTGCCGTTGTTTGCTGATCTTGTCCAAGCCATCTATAGCAAAAATCATCCAGATGGAAATATGACACAATAG
- a CDS encoding PLP-dependent cysteine synthase family protein — translation MKVYRNVHEMIGETPVIEITQFSLPEGVRIFAKLEYYNPGGSVKDRLGRELLHAAIENGHIAKGGTIIEPTAGNTGIGLALAAINSGITVMFCVPEKFSSEKQELMKALGAKVIHTPTEEGMKGAIAKAQELLQEIPGSYCPQQFANPANPAAYYKTLGPEIWEQLDGEVDVFIAGAGTGGTFMGTSRFLKERNAQIKTVIVEPVGSILNGGESGPHKTEGIGMEFLPEYMDESYFNEIYTVSDEDAFNLVGELARKEGLLVGSSSGSAFSAALQEAEKAKAGTNIVVIFPDSSERYMSKKIYQGGI, via the coding sequence ATGAAAGTTTATCGTAATGTCCATGAAATGATTGGTGAAACGCCAGTCATAGAGATAACTCAGTTTTCACTTCCTGAGGGTGTACGGATTTTTGCTAAGCTTGAGTACTACAATCCCGGCGGCAGTGTAAAGGATCGGCTTGGAAGAGAGTTGTTGCATGCCGCAATTGAAAACGGACACATAGCAAAAGGTGGTACGATTATTGAACCAACCGCTGGGAATACAGGGATTGGGCTGGCGCTAGCTGCTATAAATTCTGGGATCACCGTTATGTTTTGTGTGCCGGAGAAATTCTCTTCTGAAAAGCAAGAATTAATGAAAGCGCTGGGAGCAAAGGTTATTCATACCCCAACAGAAGAGGGGATGAAGGGAGCCATTGCTAAGGCACAAGAATTATTGCAGGAAATTCCCGGTTCGTATTGTCCGCAGCAATTTGCTAATCCCGCTAATCCAGCCGCTTATTACAAAACGCTTGGCCCGGAAATCTGGGAACAACTCGATGGGGAAGTGGATGTATTTATTGCTGGAGCGGGAACCGGCGGAACATTCATGGGGACCTCACGCTTTCTGAAAGAACGAAACGCTCAAATTAAAACCGTGATTGTAGAGCCAGTTGGATCCATCTTAAATGGCGGTGAATCGGGTCCACATAAGACTGAAGGAATTGGGATGGAGTTTTTACCGGAGTATATGGATGAAAGTTATTTTAATGAAATATACACGGTTTCTGATGAAGATGCATTCAATCTAGTTGGAGAGCTTGCTAGGAAAGAAGGTTTGCTTGTCGGCAGTTCATCGGGTTCCGCTTTTTCTGCAGCTTTACAAGAAGCTGAAAAAGCGAAAGCTGGAACGAATATCGTGGTTATCTTTCCAGATTCGAGCGAACGATATATGAGTAAAAAGATTTACCAAGGGGGAATTTAA